From one Nitrospirota bacterium genomic stretch:
- a CDS encoding calcium-translocating P-type ATPase, PMCA-type: protein MYWHQKSIDEVIEELKTSIEGLSSQKAAERLKKYGPNELKEKKKKTHLMMLLDQFKDFMIIVLIAAAIISGIIGEPSDTIAIIVIVILNAIIGFVQEYRAEKAMAALKKLAAPSATVIRDGKPSDIPASKLVPGDIVFLEAGKIVPADMRLIEGIQLKVEEAALTGESVPVEKHIDILQDEMIPLGDRKNMVYKGTVISYGRGKGVVVATGLNTELGRIAKMLQEEEEVKTPLQKRLAVFGQKLAVAVLIICALIFIIGIFRGESPLLMLLTAISLAVAAIPEALPAVITISLAIGAKKMVKQNALIRKLPAVETLGSVTYICSDKTGTLTLNRMTVEEIYVDEELIKTEGEKKKNYEDKQKISTSQPLALFMTAMALNNDAFLDKEGREIGDPTETALYKIAKEKGFDKNELEKIFPRIAEIPFDSKRKCMTTFHSINKEKTNLSDIMHDASFFSFTKGAVDVLIEKADNILTAQGLIPIDKKKISEINDKMASEGLRVLGIAMRYWDNIPQDISPENVEKNFTILGLVGMIDPPREEAKESVALCKTAGIKPVMITGDHPLTAKAIAERLKILEDDSRSIITGKELAELPIEEFEDHVEKIKVYARVAPEQKLKIVKALQDKGQFVAMTGDGVNDAPALKRADIGVAMGITGTDVAKEASHMILLDDNFATIVKAVKEGRRIFDNIRKFIKYTMTSNSGEIWTIFLAPFLGLPIPLLPIHILWINLVTDGLPGLALAAEPAEKEIMKRPPRHPQESIFAHGLVAHIIWVGLLMGFVSIFTQAWSIKTGHAHWQTMVFTVLCLSQMGHVLAIRSEKESLFSQGLFSNKPLFGAFILTILLQLSTIYMPFLNPIFKTKPLTINELLICFGLSSIVFFAVEIEKSWIRKIY from the coding sequence ATGTATTGGCATCAGAAATCAATAGATGAGGTTATTGAAGAATTAAAAACATCCATTGAGGGTCTCTCCTCACAAAAGGCTGCAGAGCGTCTTAAAAAATATGGTCCCAATGAATTAAAAGAAAAAAAGAAAAAGACCCATCTCATGATGTTACTCGATCAATTCAAGGACTTTATGATCATTGTCCTTATTGCCGCAGCAATCATTTCTGGAATTATAGGCGAGCCTTCAGATACCATTGCCATCATAGTAATTGTAATTCTTAATGCCATTATCGGTTTTGTTCAGGAATATCGCGCAGAAAAGGCCATGGCTGCACTTAAAAAATTGGCTGCCCCAAGTGCAACTGTTATAAGAGATGGAAAACCCTCAGATATACCTGCTTCTAAGCTCGTCCCTGGCGATATTGTATTTTTAGAGGCAGGGAAAATTGTTCCTGCAGATATGAGACTTATTGAAGGCATTCAATTAAAGGTTGAAGAGGCAGCCCTTACGGGTGAATCTGTTCCTGTAGAAAAGCATATCGATATTCTTCAAGATGAAATGATTCCTCTGGGTGACAGAAAAAACATGGTTTATAAAGGAACGGTTATTTCATATGGAAGGGGAAAAGGTGTAGTCGTTGCGACAGGTTTGAACACCGAACTCGGTAGAATCGCCAAGATGCTTCAAGAGGAAGAAGAGGTGAAAACACCTCTTCAGAAAAGACTGGCAGTGTTTGGGCAGAAACTTGCAGTAGCTGTCCTGATAATCTGTGCTTTAATATTTATTATTGGAATCTTTAGAGGAGAATCCCCTCTTTTGATGCTTCTTACAGCTATATCACTTGCCGTTGCTGCAATACCTGAAGCACTTCCTGCTGTTATCACTATATCTCTTGCTATTGGTGCAAAAAAGATGGTAAAGCAAAATGCCCTCATAAGAAAACTTCCTGCGGTTGAGACCCTTGGGTCTGTGACTTATATTTGCTCAGATAAGACAGGAACTCTCACGCTAAATAGAATGACAGTAGAAGAGATATATGTGGATGAGGAGCTTATAAAGACAGAAGGCGAGAAGAAAAAAAATTATGAAGATAAGCAAAAAATCTCAACTTCTCAACCTCTTGCCTTGTTTATGACAGCAATGGCATTAAACAATGATGCATTTTTAGATAAAGAAGGCAGAGAGATAGGAGACCCAACAGAAACAGCTTTATATAAGATTGCTAAGGAAAAAGGGTTTGATAAAAATGAACTTGAAAAAATTTTTCCACGCATTGCAGAGATTCCATTTGACTCCAAAAGAAAATGTATGACTACCTTCCACAGTATTAATAAAGAAAAAACTAATCTATCTGACATTATGCATGATGCATCTTTTTTTTCCTTTACCAAAGGGGCAGTAGATGTCTTGATCGAAAAAGCTGACAATATTTTGACTGCTCAAGGGTTAATCCCAATTGATAAGAAAAAGATTTCAGAAATTAACGACAAAATGGCTTCTGAAGGGTTACGCGTATTAGGTATAGCTATGAGATATTGGGACAATATACCACAGGATATCTCACCTGAGAATGTTGAGAAAAATTTTACTATCTTAGGCCTTGTTGGCATGATAGACCCACCAAGAGAAGAGGCAAAAGAGTCCGTAGCCTTGTGCAAAACCGCAGGAATAAAACCTGTTATGATTACAGGTGACCATCCACTCACAGCAAAAGCGATAGCAGAACGTCTTAAAATTCTTGAGGATGACTCAAGGTCGATCATTACAGGTAAAGAGCTTGCTGAACTTCCCATAGAGGAATTTGAAGACCATGTCGAAAAGATTAAGGTCTATGCTAGAGTAGCTCCCGAACAAAAACTGAAGATTGTTAAAGCACTCCAGGACAAAGGCCAATTTGTTGCTATGACAGGAGATGGAGTTAATGATGCACCAGCATTAAAAAGAGCAGATATAGGCGTAGCAATGGGTATTACAGGAACTGATGTTGCAAAAGAAGCTTCGCACATGATACTCCTTGATGACAACTTTGCAACCATTGTGAAAGCTGTAAAAGAAGGCAGAAGGATATTTGACAACATCCGTAAGTTTATAAAATATACGATGACAAGTAATTCAGGTGAGATTTGGACTATTTTCCTCGCGCCATTTCTTGGGCTACCAATTCCTCTTCTGCCAATCCACATCCTGTGGATTAATCTTGTTACAGACGGACTTCCTGGTCTTGCCCTTGCAGCAGAGCCTGCTGAGAAAGAAATAATGAAAAGACCACCTCGTCACCCGCAGGAGAGTATATTTGCACACGGCCTTGTTGCACATATCATCTGGGTAGGACTCCTCATGGGATTTGTATCTATATTTACACAGGCCTGGTCTATAAAGACAGGTCACGCTCACTGGCAGACAATGGTTTTTACAGTACTATGCCTCAGTCAGATGGGACATGTGCTTGCAATTCGTTCTGAAAAGGAGTCTCTCTTTTCTCAAGGACTCTTTTCTAATAAGCCTTTGTTTGGCGCGTTTATTCTGACCATCTTACTCCAATTGTCGACAATATATATGCCTTTTCTGAATCCAATATTTAAAACAAAACCTCTAACAATTAATGAATTATTAATATGTTTTGGCTTGTCCTCTATTGTTTTCTTTGCTGTTGAAATAGAAAAAAGTTGGATAAGGAAGATATATTAA
- a CDS encoding biotin attachment protein, translated as MNNKKAKKKKIEKENKKNYIFVKPGMSPVDIVRTVRSLKGVCFTSVGMRDAGQSDYKNRHRIYDLSTLAPYYNRMGLFSAECHGGARWHVGVMNRRESPFEELNILRETMPNVLLQTLIRETNLWGYRPYPKNVIEYVISRVDIDVWRCFSFLNDVRNMRAVAEVVMNRGKLFEPAISFTMADWTTNEYYLNVVKEIVNLCGGTDQIILCIKDMAGVGSIKRIGNLIDAIKQKYPELVINYHRHITDGLAMPAFLSAARAGAKIFDVEEDSLVRFYGHSPILGVHAYFEEMGIHVNLDRNEAESAVQKVREWIGFYDWAESPFKGFDHTVTYHKMPGGAFPSSFEQADKGGFLHLMPAILKVMSLYNKIIHYFDVTPGSQITWVTCSGIVNRYAKAKGEAGVRHLIELLTKFIEQKSLNFNDMDKIEQDELLYLFKNAPGDFKNLILGHYGRLPMGWPPEWVYKSTFGDEWEQKIKERIELSPLDSLPDDDLVSLRQELTVAINREPTEEEFILYLMHPKDALEMIEFREKYGESPLVLPTPVWREGLKRPDDRVDFELWGKPYSIELVSVGAEHEGIIHVVMRVNNKTRVYSVETPRAKKVEIRIAKRPNEIGAPINGNIWRIGNPERGKLKVGDIVHKGEEIANLEAMKMENAIVAPFDGQITEICVRLNDFVVEGQLLFILEKQ; from the coding sequence ATGAATAACAAAAAAGCAAAAAAGAAAAAAATAGAAAAAGAGAATAAGAAAAATTATATATTCGTAAAACCAGGCATGTCACCTGTTGATATTGTTAGGACTGTGCGTTCTCTCAAGGGCGTTTGCTTTACATCGGTTGGTATGCGTGACGCAGGACAATCTGATTATAAGAACCGTCATCGTATTTATGACCTTTCAACTCTTGCACCCTATTACAATAGGATGGGCTTATTTAGTGCAGAATGCCATGGAGGTGCAAGGTGGCATGTTGGTGTCATGAACCGCAGGGAAAGTCCATTCGAAGAGTTAAACATCTTAAGAGAGACAATGCCAAATGTGCTTTTGCAAACTCTTATACGTGAGACAAATCTATGGGGATATCGACCATATCCTAAGAATGTGATTGAATATGTTATCTCACGGGTTGACATCGATGTCTGGAGGTGTTTCTCGTTTCTGAATGATGTTAGAAATATGCGAGCAGTTGCAGAAGTTGTAATGAACAGGGGAAAGCTTTTTGAACCTGCGATATCATTTACAATGGCAGACTGGACAACAAATGAATATTATCTAAATGTTGTGAAAGAAATTGTTAATCTCTGCGGAGGCACAGATCAAATAATATTATGCATTAAGGATATGGCTGGGGTGGGTAGCATTAAAAGAATAGGGAATCTTATTGATGCAATAAAACAAAAATATCCTGAACTTGTAATTAATTATCACAGACATATAACCGATGGTCTTGCAATGCCTGCCTTTCTATCTGCGGCTCGGGCAGGAGCTAAGATTTTTGATGTTGAAGAAGATTCTCTTGTCCGTTTTTACGGACACTCACCCATATTAGGTGTTCATGCGTATTTTGAAGAGATGGGAATACACGTAAATCTTGATAGGAATGAGGCTGAGTCAGCAGTACAGAAGGTAAGGGAATGGATAGGTTTTTATGATTGGGCTGAATCACCTTTTAAAGGTTTTGATCATACAGTTACTTATCATAAAATGCCAGGAGGTGCTTTCCCAAGTTCATTCGAACAGGCTGATAAAGGGGGGTTCCTTCATTTAATGCCAGCAATCTTGAAAGTAATGTCTTTATATAACAAAATTATCCATTACTTTGATGTTACCCCAGGTTCTCAGATTACTTGGGTAACATGTAGTGGTATTGTAAACAGGTATGCAAAAGCAAAAGGGGAGGCCGGAGTCAGACATCTCATAGAGCTTCTCACAAAATTTATTGAACAGAAATCATTGAATTTTAACGATATGGATAAAATTGAACAGGATGAGTTGCTTTATCTTTTCAAGAATGCACCAGGGGATTTCAAGAATCTTATTCTTGGCCATTATGGCAGGTTACCTATGGGATGGCCACCGGAATGGGTTTATAAAAGTACATTCGGTGATGAATGGGAGCAAAAGATAAAGGAAAGAATAGAGCTTTCTCCGCTTGATTCATTACCCGATGATGATCTGGTTAGTCTAAGGCAGGAACTAACAGTCGCTATTAACAGAGAACCAACAGAGGAAGAGTTCATTCTATACCTGATGCATCCGAAAGATGCATTAGAGATGATTGAGTTTAGAGAAAAGTATGGAGAATCGCCTTTGGTATTACCAACACCTGTATGGAGAGAAGGTCTGAAAAGACCGGATGACAGAGTAGATTTTGAGCTGTGGGGAAAGCCTTATAGTATTGAACTTGTATCAGTTGGGGCTGAACATGAAGGCATAATTCATGTTGTTATGCGTGTTAACAATAAGACAAGGGTTTATAGTGTAGAGACTCCAAGAGCAAAGAAGGTAGAGATTAGAATAGCTAAACGTCCAAATGAAATAGGAGCACCTATTAATGGCAATATCTGGAGGATTGGTAATCCTGAGAGAGGTAAACTCAAGGTTGGTGATATAGTTCACAAGGGTGAAGAGATAGCAAATCTTGAAGCAATGAAGATGGAAAACGCAATTGTTGCTCCTTTCGATGGGCAAATTACTGAAATATGTGTAAGACTGAACGACTTTGTTGTTGAAGGCCAGCTTTTATTTATCTTAGAAAAACAATAA
- the nifU gene encoding Fe-S cluster assembly protein NifU: MWDYTDKVKEFFLNPKNIGEIDNPDAVGEVGSIICGDALRLTLKVDKETNRIIDARFQTFGCASAIASSSALTELIKGKTLDEALQISNQDIADFLGGLPKEKMHCSVMGREALEAAINNYKGIPTVVEEEGRVVCQCFNVTEEKIRKVAMENHLTTVDDITNYTKAGGGCGECKSEIEAILRDIWLIKKPEKLTKQKKLTNLQKIALIQEIIEKEIRPALQSDGGDIEIIDIEGNKVVIAMRGMCTGCVMSGVTIDSIQNKLREFVGEEITVEVQ, encoded by the coding sequence ATGTGGGATTATACAGATAAAGTTAAGGAATTTTTCTTGAATCCAAAGAATATCGGAGAAATAGATAATCCTGATGCAGTTGGTGAAGTTGGAAGTATTATATGCGGTGATGCATTGAGGTTGACACTCAAAGTAGATAAAGAGACGAATAGGATTATTGATGCAAGATTCCAGACATTCGGTTGTGCAAGTGCAATAGCAAGCTCATCAGCACTCACAGAACTAATTAAAGGAAAAACACTCGATGAGGCTCTTCAGATATCAAATCAAGACATTGCTGATTTTCTCGGAGGCCTTCCAAAAGAAAAGATGCATTGCTCTGTTATGGGGAGAGAGGCTCTTGAAGCTGCGATAAATAATTATAAGGGGATCCCAACTGTAGTTGAGGAAGAGGGAAGAGTTGTCTGTCAGTGTTTTAATGTAACTGAAGAAAAAATAAGAAAAGTGGCAATGGAAAATCATCTTACAACTGTTGATGATATAACAAATTATACAAAAGCTGGTGGTGGTTGTGGTGAATGCAAGAGTGAAATCGAAGCAATACTCAGGGATATATGGTTAATTAAAAAACCCGAGAAATTGACAAAACAAAAAAAGCTTACCAATTTACAAAAAATTGCACTTATACAGGAGATCATTGAAAAAGAAATCAGACCAGCATTGCAGTCCGATGGAGGCGATATAGAAATTATAGATATAGAAGGTAATAAAGTTGTTATTGCCATGCGTGGAATGTGCACAGGTTGTGTTATGTCAGGTGTTACCATAGATAGCATACAGAATAAGCTAAGAGAATTCGTAGGTGAGGAGATAACAGTCGAAGTCCAGTGA
- a CDS encoding RidA family protein, with product MSPEKKLKELGIDLPEVPQPLGSYVPFIQTGNLIFLSGILPLINGKLLRTGRVNESVSLDEAREDARIATINALSVLKKYLGTLNRVKRCIKITGYIASSPDFIEHPKVLNAASDLIAEIFGEAGRHSRAAIGVPVLPLNSTVEIEFIFEI from the coding sequence ATGTCACCTGAAAAAAAATTGAAGGAATTAGGCATAGACTTACCTGAAGTCCCTCAGCCTCTTGGGTCTTATGTTCCGTTTATCCAAACAGGAAATTTAATTTTTTTAAGCGGTATACTTCCTCTCATTAACGGGAAATTGTTAAGGACAGGACGGGTTAATGAATCTGTTTCTCTGGACGAGGCAAGGGAAGATGCCAGAATTGCTACTATAAATGCTCTCTCGGTTCTAAAAAAATATCTTGGAACCCTTAACAGGGTCAAAAGATGTATAAAGATTACCGGTTATATTGCATCATCACCTGATTTCATAGAGCATCCAAAAGTCCTCAATGCTGCCTCCGATTTAATTGCCGAGATATTTGGCGAAGCTGGCAGGCATTCACGCGCAGCAATAGGTGTACCTGTGCTCCCTCTGAATTCAACAGTTGAAATAGAGTTTATCTTTGAAATCTGA
- a CDS encoding ATP-grasp domain-containing protein, with protein sequence MHRKINKILIANRGVTAVRIMHTCRDRKIPTTAVYSTPDRLAHHVFTADSAIHIGEAPPLESYLNMEKMIAAAIQSKSDAIHPGWGFLAENPVFAKMVQDAGLIWIGPSPEVIKSLGDKIQAKRLAQKANVPTIPGIINVTNTEQIKKWMKKENIKYPIMIKAVAGGGGKGMVKVSSEDELTRAFQQARSEALKAFGDERVLVEKYIELGRHIEVQIVADEYGNVVHLYERECTIQRRNQKIIEEAPSPSINEDLRREICFTAVRLMREIGYTSAGTVEFIFDSSTRKFYFLEVNTRLQVEHGITELITGLDIVGIMIDVAMKKKLAFKQSDIMPNRWALEVRMNAEDPKTFSPSFGKITRLQVPQGPGVRIATGVYEGADIPPYYDSLFMLVITAGVDREDAIRVMDRALSRNLRVEGVKTLAPLLLSIIRHPAFIAGEYSTRFIEEHMDELISMFKEKDSEDEVLKIARYVAEISALGPQKWM encoded by the coding sequence ATGCATAGGAAAATCAATAAGATACTAATTGCTAATCGTGGTGTTACTGCTGTAAGAATTATGCATACTTGCAGGGACAGAAAAATTCCGACTACTGCAGTTTACAGCACGCCTGATCGTCTGGCACATCACGTATTTACGGCTGATTCAGCAATTCATATTGGTGAAGCCCCTCCATTGGAATCTTATTTAAATATGGAGAAGATGATAGCGGCAGCTATTCAAAGCAAGTCAGATGCAATTCATCCTGGATGGGGCTTCCTTGCAGAGAATCCTGTTTTTGCTAAAATGGTTCAGGATGCTGGTCTTATCTGGATAGGTCCCTCTCCTGAAGTAATCAAGTCTCTCGGAGATAAAATTCAGGCAAAAAGACTCGCTCAAAAAGCAAATGTTCCAACTATCCCTGGTATCATAAATGTCACAAACACTGAGCAGATAAAGAAGTGGATGAAAAAAGAGAATATAAAGTATCCAATAATGATAAAGGCAGTAGCAGGCGGTGGTGGGAAAGGTATGGTGAAAGTTTCGAGTGAAGATGAATTAACTCGGGCTTTTCAACAAGCACGATCCGAAGCCCTTAAAGCATTTGGTGATGAAAGGGTTCTGGTAGAAAAGTATATAGAACTTGGGCGGCATATAGAAGTTCAGATAGTTGCAGATGAGTATGGCAATGTAGTCCATCTTTATGAAAGAGAGTGCACAATACAGAGGCGCAATCAAAAGATTATAGAAGAAGCTCCGTCTCCATCAATTAATGAAGATCTTCGTAGAGAGATATGTTTTACAGCAGTGCGACTGATGCGGGAAATAGGTTATACATCTGCTGGAACTGTAGAATTTATTTTTGATTCATCAACAAGAAAATTCTATTTTCTTGAAGTAAATACAAGGCTTCAGGTTGAGCATGGTATAACTGAACTCATAACAGGTCTGGATATTGTTGGAATTATGATTGATGTTGCAATGAAAAAGAAACTTGCTTTTAAACAATCGGATATTATGCCAAACAGATGGGCACTTGAGGTGCGAATGAATGCAGAAGATCCAAAAACCTTCAGTCCATCATTCGGAAAGATTACCAGATTACAGGTGCCGCAAGGTCCTGGCGTGAGAATCGCTACAGGCGTATACGAGGGTGCAGATATACCACCTTATTATGATTCACTTTTTATGTTAGTTATAACAGCAGGGGTAGACAGAGAGGATGCAATACGCGTTATGGATCGAGCTCTCAGTAGAAACCTGCGTGTCGAGGGTGTTAAAACTCTTGCACCACTACTTTTAAGTATAATAAGGCATCCTGCTTTTATTGCTGGGGAGTACTCCACACGTTTTATTGAAGAACATATGGATGAACTCATCTCTATGTTTAAGGAAAAAGACAGTGAAGATGAAGTACTGAAGATCGCAAGATATGTTGCTGAAATATCTGCTCTCGGACCTCAGAAATGGATGTAA
- a CDS encoding GYD domain-containing protein yields the protein MAYYVILSTLTDEGRKTIKENPKRILEVNKEIEKMGVKVIKQYAVLGPYDFVNIVEAPDNSTIMKMSVELGARGSVQLLTLAALPIEDFIKKIK from the coding sequence ATGGCATACTACGTTATATTAAGCACATTGACTGACGAAGGGCGTAAAACAATAAAAGAGAATCCAAAGAGGATTCTCGAGGTCAACAAAGAAATAGAAAAGATGGGAGTAAAGGTAATAAAGCAATATGCAGTTCTTGGTCCGTATGATTTTGTTAATATTGTTGAAGCCCCTGATAATTCTACTATTATGAAAATGTCTGTTGAACTCGGAGCACGTGGATCTGTCCAACTTCTCACTCTTGCAGCTTTACCAATAGAGGATTTTATCAAGAAGATAAAATAA
- the leuC gene encoding 3-isopropylmalate dehydratase large subunit — protein MHMTITEKILSVHAGKKTVSSGELINAKVDLILANDITAPIAISEFKKIGAKDVFNKTRIALIPDHFAPQKDIKAAEQCKMLRDFSKEYNLGLYFEIGRMGIEHALLPEEGLVVSGDLVIGADSHTCTYGALGAFSTGVGSTDVAAAMATGECWFKVPESMKFIYYGKLNKWVSGKDLILHTIGDIGVDGALYRAMEFEGETIKNLPMHGRLTMCNMAIEAGGKSGIIVPDRITKSYERKRAKRRPVYYKSDKTAKYIEVREYDCSKIPLTVSCPHLPSNTRPAVELFEVYLDQVVIGSCTNGRLEDLREAASVIKGRKVNPNVRMIVIPATQQIFRQAMKEGLLDIFIEAEAVVSTPTCGPCLGGHMGILAKGERALATTNRNFIGRMGHPESEVYLSNPAVAAASAVLGRIGTPEELGL, from the coding sequence ATACATATGACGATAACAGAAAAGATTCTATCTGTCCATGCAGGTAAAAAAACCGTCTCATCTGGTGAGCTCATAAACGCAAAGGTGGATCTCATTTTAGCTAATGACATAACAGCTCCTATTGCAATATCAGAATTCAAAAAGATCGGGGCAAAAGATGTTTTTAACAAAACCCGCATAGCTTTAATTCCTGACCATTTTGCACCACAAAAAGACATAAAAGCAGCAGAACAGTGCAAGATGCTCAGAGATTTTTCAAAGGAATATAATCTCGGTCTTTATTTTGAGATAGGTAGAATGGGTATTGAACATGCGCTTCTACCTGAGGAAGGATTGGTTGTATCAGGTGATCTTGTAATAGGTGCTGATAGCCATACATGCACATATGGTGCACTTGGAGCTTTTTCAACTGGTGTTGGCTCAACAGATGTAGCAGCAGCGATGGCAACAGGCGAATGCTGGTTCAAAGTTCCTGAATCAATGAAATTTATTTATTATGGCAAACTTAACAAATGGGTCAGCGGCAAGGATCTGATACTTCATACAATCGGTGATATAGGGGTTGATGGTGCTTTATATAGAGCAATGGAATTCGAAGGAGAAACCATAAAAAATCTTCCTATGCACGGAAGACTTACCATGTGCAATATGGCAATAGAGGCTGGTGGAAAGAGCGGTATCATTGTGCCGGATAGAATCACAAAATCTTATGAGAGAAAAAGAGCAAAAAGACGACCGGTTTATTATAAGTCTGATAAAACTGCTAAATATATTGAAGTACGTGAATATGACTGTTCAAAAATTCCATTAACTGTCTCGTGTCCACACCTGCCATCTAATACCAGACCTGCAGTAGAATTATTCGAAGTCTATCTTGATCAGGTTGTAATTGGGTCATGTACAAATGGAAGACTTGAGGATTTAAGGGAGGCTGCATCTGTAATAAAAGGGAGAAAGGTGAACCCAAATGTAAGAATGATTGTAATTCCTGCTACACAACAAATTTTTCGCCAGGCTATGAAAGAAGGCCTCCTCGATATTTTTATTGAAGCAGAGGCAGTTGTCTCTACTCCAACATGTGGTCCTTGTCTTGGTGGGCATATGGGAATTCTTGCAAAAGGCGAAAGAGCGCTCGCTACAACAAACAGAAATTTTATTGGGAGAATGGGGCATCCTGAGAGTGAGGTTTATCTCTCCAATCCTGCAGTAGCAGCAGCATCTGCAGTGCTTGGCAGAATAGGAACACCTGAGGAATTAGGATTGTAA
- the nifS gene encoding cysteine desulfurase NifS codes for MNTIYLDNNATTKVAPEVIEEMIPYLSIFYGNPSSMHTFGGQLLKKIEEAREKVALLIGADPEEIIFTSGGTESDNTAIFSAAELYPTKKHIITTRVEHPAVRNFCKHLARRGYRITFLPVNNQGQLNIDDLLKAIDDDTLLVSVMFANNEVGNIFPIQEIGEILRERHILFHTDAVQAVGKIPIDLKKLPVDMLSLSGHKLHAPKGIGVLYIRKGTRFFPYIRGGHQEKGRRAGTENVPSIIGLGKACELAIQNINIEYNYISKLRDKLETSLIKLCPDVRINGDPQNRLPNTTNLSFEYIEGEAILLRMNEYGICASSGSACTSGSLEPSHVLRAMGVPFTAIHGSIRFSLSRYNTEEEIDKVIEILPGIVNDLRLLSPFGRDRLIRKH; via the coding sequence GTGAATACCATATATCTTGATAATAATGCTACAACAAAGGTCGCCCCTGAAGTAATCGAAGAAATGATTCCTTATTTGAGTATTTTTTATGGGAACCCATCGAGTATGCACACATTCGGAGGGCAACTTCTGAAAAAAATAGAAGAAGCAAGGGAGAAAGTAGCACTGCTTATAGGAGCTGACCCTGAGGAGATAATATTTACAAGCGGTGGGACAGAAAGTGATAACACAGCTATATTTAGTGCTGCCGAATTATATCCAACAAAAAAGCACATAATTACTACCCGAGTAGAACATCCTGCAGTAAGAAATTTTTGTAAACACCTTGCACGCAGGGGTTACAGAATAACTTTTCTGCCTGTTAACAATCAGGGTCAGCTGAATATAGATGATCTTTTGAAAGCTATAGATGATGATACCTTGCTTGTATCAGTTATGTTCGCTAACAATGAAGTGGGAAATATTTTTCCTATTCAAGAAATAGGTGAAATACTTCGAGAGAGACATATATTATTTCATACCGATGCTGTCCAGGCTGTAGGAAAGATTCCGATAGACCTCAAAAAACTACCTGTAGACATGCTATCTCTTTCAGGACATAAATTGCATGCACCAAAAGGTATAGGCGTACTGTATATCAGAAAAGGAACACGGTTCTTTCCATACATTAGAGGTGGACATCAGGAAAAAGGAAGAAGGGCTGGTACCGAGAATGTCCCATCAATAATTGGACTTGGAAAAGCATGTGAACTTGCTATACAGAACATTAATATTGAGTATAATTATATTTCAAAACTTCGTGATAAGCTTGAAACATCTCTTATCAAACTATGCCCAGATGTAAGGATAAACGGAGATCCTCAGAATAGATTGCCAAACACAACAAACCTGAGTTTTGAATATATTGAGGGAGAAGCGATACTTCTAAGGATGAACGAATATGGCATATGTGCTTCTTCTGGATCAGCATGCACTTCTGGTTCTCTCGAACCTTCTCATGTATTGAGGGCGATGGGGGTGCCTTTTACCGCAATTCACGGATCAATAAGATTCTCATTGAGCAGATATAATACTGAAGAAGAGATTGATAAGGTTATAGAAATATTACCAGGTATAGTTAACGATCTTAGACTGCTTTCTCCATTTGGTAGAGATAGACTCATAAGAAAACACTAA